Proteins encoded within one genomic window of Bradyrhizobium sp. 186:
- a CDS encoding acetolactate synthase large subunit codes for MNGAESLVRTLVAGGVDICFANPGTSEMHFVAALDRVDGLRCVLVLFEGIATGAADGYARMAEKPAATLLHLGPGLANGLANLHNATKASSPIINIVGDHATYHLNYDAPLTSDIEGAAKPFSGWVRTSPNATRVAADGAAAITAARTPPGQVATLILPADTAWNEGSGPAAVADAPKRARVSQDCIKDAAKALRSGEPAMVLLGGLALRQRGLDLAARICAKTGAKIMAQTFVGRIERGAGRVAVDRLPYPVNQARATLAGLKHIVLVGSRIPVAFFAYPDKPSLMASQDTDFLTLARGEEDALDALERLADELDAQSMPSQAAKLDPPSLATGAITGASLSQSLGALIPENAIVVDESISSGGGFFAATWNSQPHTWLQNMGGSIGLGMPMATGAAIACPNRPVLNLQADGSAMYAIQSLWTQVRECLNITTVLFNNRSYACLRDELANVGAQNVGRKALDMLDLSRPDIDFLGLARSLGVPGARVATMDEFNIEVARGLATPGPYLVEVLIA; via the coding sequence ATGAACGGCGCTGAAAGTCTAGTTCGCACATTAGTTGCTGGCGGAGTTGACATCTGCTTTGCAAATCCAGGGACGTCCGAGATGCACTTTGTAGCGGCCCTTGATCGCGTCGATGGTCTGCGCTGCGTGCTCGTGCTCTTCGAGGGAATCGCTACTGGCGCTGCGGACGGTTATGCGCGTATGGCCGAAAAGCCGGCTGCCACGCTGCTACACCTTGGCCCAGGATTGGCGAATGGCCTCGCCAATCTGCATAACGCCACCAAGGCGTCCAGCCCAATCATCAATATCGTGGGGGATCACGCAACCTACCACCTCAACTATGATGCACCGCTCACGTCTGATATTGAAGGTGCAGCAAAGCCGTTTTCTGGCTGGGTCCGTACCTCCCCCAACGCAACGCGTGTTGCGGCTGATGGCGCTGCGGCCATCACAGCGGCGCGCACCCCGCCCGGTCAGGTGGCAACCCTGATTCTTCCGGCGGATACCGCGTGGAACGAAGGCAGTGGTCCCGCTGCTGTGGCTGATGCACCCAAAAGAGCGCGGGTTTCGCAGGATTGCATAAAGGATGCTGCCAAGGCACTCCGTTCGGGCGAGCCCGCGATGGTGCTACTGGGCGGACTCGCGCTCCGACAACGCGGCCTTGATCTGGCAGCGCGCATATGTGCCAAGACGGGCGCGAAAATCATGGCGCAAACATTTGTTGGCCGGATCGAGCGTGGCGCTGGTCGTGTTGCGGTCGACCGCCTTCCGTACCCAGTCAATCAAGCGCGTGCGACACTTGCGGGACTCAAGCATATCGTCCTGGTGGGTAGCCGCATCCCGGTGGCCTTCTTTGCCTATCCCGACAAGCCAAGCTTGATGGCGTCTCAGGACACGGACTTCTTGACGCTTGCACGTGGTGAAGAAGATGCATTGGACGCGCTCGAGCGACTTGCGGATGAGTTGGATGCTCAATCGATGCCGAGCCAGGCCGCGAAGCTGGATCCGCCGTCATTAGCAACTGGGGCAATCACGGGCGCCAGCCTCTCGCAATCGCTTGGCGCGTTGATTCCGGAAAATGCGATCGTGGTCGATGAGTCGATCTCGAGTGGCGGCGGTTTTTTTGCAGCAACTTGGAACTCGCAGCCACACACTTGGCTCCAGAACATGGGCGGTTCGATTGGGCTCGGAATGCCTATGGCTACGGGGGCTGCGATTGCCTGCCCGAACCGACCTGTGCTCAACCTGCAGGCGGATGGCAGCGCGATGTACGCCATTCAGTCACTGTGGACACAGGTGCGCGAATGCCTGAACATTACGACAGTGCTGTTCAACAATAGATCATACGCCTGCCTTCGCGACGAATTGGCCAACGTCGGGGCGCAAAACGTCGGGCGCAAAGCGTTGGATATGCTCGATCTCAGCCGGCCTGATATCGACTTCCTCGGATTGGCCAGAAGCCTGGGTGTGCCGGGCGCTCGGGTGGCAACGATGGACGAATTCAATATCGAGGTGGCACGCGGACTTGCGACCCCGGGACCATATCTGGTCGAGGTCCTGATCGCTTAG
- a CDS encoding IS110 family transposase, which yields MRRVIGIDVHRTFGEVVFWEDGKLRHAGRVDMTRTALEGFGKTLLASDEVVLEATANSMAVSRVLAPFVARVIIANPLQVKAIAQAHVKTDKIDAGTLASLQAAGYLPQIWTPDAETERKRRLVARRYQVVRHRTRLKNEVHSILHAHLIPKCPHADLFNARGRAWLAAQQLPDDERAAIDRHVRELDRLAEDLALLDREIAQDAMDDPAVNRLMTITGVNLAVAAGIVAAIGDIGRFNSPQKLVSYFGLNPRVRQSGLGAAHHGRISKIGRSHARAMLVEAAWAAAKAPGPLHAFFVRIRARRGHQIAAVAVARKLTVLCWQLLTKGEDYLWARPALVANKTRAMQLQAGHPQQKGSRRGPAYAYNIKALRDREMLIAAQAERNYEQFVSQWKARRPRAGARAPQSGRTK from the coding sequence ATGCGACGGGTGATTGGCATCGACGTCCACCGAACTTTCGGGGAGGTGGTGTTTTGGGAAGACGGCAAGCTCCGACATGCGGGCCGGGTTGATATGACACGGACTGCGCTCGAGGGATTTGGCAAGACCCTGCTGGCCAGCGATGAGGTGGTGCTCGAAGCGACTGCCAACAGCATGGCGGTGTCGCGGGTTCTGGCGCCGTTTGTGGCGCGGGTGATTATCGCCAATCCGCTGCAGGTGAAGGCGATCGCCCAGGCTCACGTCAAAACCGACAAGATCGATGCCGGCACGCTCGCCAGTCTGCAGGCGGCCGGGTATCTGCCGCAGATCTGGACGCCTGACGCGGAGACCGAACGCAAGCGCAGGCTGGTGGCGCGGCGCTACCAGGTCGTGCGGCATCGCACGCGGCTCAAGAACGAGGTGCATTCGATCCTGCACGCGCACCTGATCCCGAAGTGCCCGCATGCCGATCTTTTCAACGCCCGCGGCCGGGCGTGGTTGGCCGCTCAACAGTTGCCGGACGATGAACGCGCAGCGATCGATCGGCACGTCCGTGAGCTTGACCGGTTGGCGGAAGACCTGGCCCTGCTCGACCGCGAGATCGCACAGGACGCCATGGACGATCCCGCGGTCAACAGATTGATGACAATCACCGGCGTCAATCTCGCGGTCGCCGCCGGGATCGTGGCAGCGATCGGCGACATCGGCCGGTTCAACAGCCCGCAGAAGCTGGTGAGCTATTTCGGGCTGAACCCGCGGGTGCGGCAGTCGGGACTGGGAGCTGCCCATCACGGTCGTATCAGCAAGATCGGCCGTTCTCACGCGCGTGCCATGCTGGTCGAGGCGGCCTGGGCAGCGGCCAAGGCGCCCGGTCCACTGCATGCTTTTTTTGTCCGCATCCGCGCCCGGCGCGGCCATCAGATCGCCGCGGTGGCCGTGGCTCGCAAGCTCACTGTGCTCTGCTGGCAATTGTTGACGAAGGGCGAAGATTACCTGTGGGCGCGCCCGGCCCTGGTGGCCAACAAGACCCGCGCAATGCAACTTCAAGCCGGACATCCGCAACAGAAAGGCAGCCGGCGTGGACCTGCCTATGCCTACAACATCAAGGCGCTGCGCGACCGCGAGATGCTGATTGCCGCCCAGGCGGAGCGAAACTACGAACAATTCGTGTCGCAATGGAAAGCGCGGCGGCCAAGAGCGGGCGCGCGGGCGCCTCAGTCCGGCAGGACAAAATAG
- a CDS encoding ABC transporter substrate-binding protein: MTKQYSGNRSFCGLSRRSVLQSTAAFLSVPFVVEATSAWAQEKLAGAGEVVVLSWGGSYTDGIRRYVYEPFTKATGIRVVDVVTDLAEPQIKAMHQAGRVDWDIAYVSPANYPAMHESEMFVPIDYGLWDQESLEGASASTRLKDAVVAEQSGMVLAYDTRAFPNGGPRNWGDFWDVKKYPGPRGLFGSNGKVNIEFALIAAGVAHSDVFPLTDDKVDRAFEKLNEIKPHIAKWWVAGGEAPQLLINREYAMTSIYDGRAVAAVQQGTPIKFTWEGANMGVMYGVILKGGPNTANAQKLIAFWNRAQIAAGRTQGTGYPGPNINQVKYLPHDLASLVSINPENASKVVFSDDSWLVAKRPDGKTNADHIQERWIAWRAA, from the coding sequence ATGACGAAACAGTATTCCGGCAACCGTTCATTTTGCGGCCTGAGCCGCCGCTCAGTGCTGCAGTCAACCGCGGCCTTTCTGAGCGTACCATTCGTCGTAGAAGCCACTAGCGCTTGGGCGCAGGAAAAACTTGCCGGGGCCGGTGAAGTCGTCGTTTTGAGTTGGGGCGGCTCCTATACGGATGGTATTCGGCGATATGTCTATGAGCCGTTTACGAAGGCGACAGGAATAAGGGTTGTGGATGTGGTTACCGACCTGGCCGAGCCTCAGATCAAGGCGATGCACCAGGCTGGCCGCGTCGATTGGGATATTGCTTATGTGTCGCCTGCTAACTATCCAGCAATGCACGAATCCGAGATGTTCGTGCCGATCGATTACGGACTGTGGGATCAAGAGTCGCTTGAGGGTGCATCAGCGAGCACGCGCCTCAAAGATGCAGTTGTGGCTGAACAGAGCGGCATGGTGCTCGCTTATGATACACGGGCTTTTCCGAACGGTGGCCCGCGGAACTGGGGGGATTTCTGGGATGTCAAGAAGTATCCCGGACCACGGGGTCTGTTCGGTTCCAACGGGAAGGTTAACATCGAATTTGCGCTCATCGCCGCGGGCGTCGCGCACAGCGACGTCTTTCCGCTTACCGATGATAAGGTTGATCGCGCGTTCGAAAAGCTCAACGAAATCAAGCCGCACATCGCTAAATGGTGGGTCGCTGGTGGAGAGGCGCCTCAGCTCCTCATCAATCGCGAATATGCGATGACTAGTATTTACGATGGCCGTGCGGTCGCCGCGGTCCAACAGGGCACGCCAATCAAATTTACCTGGGAGGGAGCCAACATGGGAGTAATGTACGGAGTGATTCTAAAAGGTGGGCCAAATACGGCGAACGCACAAAAGCTGATCGCCTTTTGGAACCGCGCGCAGATAGCGGCCGGGCGGACGCAGGGTACAGGCTATCCTGGGCCGAATATAAATCAGGTCAAGTACCTGCCGCACGATTTGGCCTCGCTGGTCAGCATAAATCCTGAGAACGCTTCGAAGGTCGTGTTCTCAGACGACTCATGGTTGGTGGCTAAGCGCCCGGACGGCAAGACCAATGCGGATCATATCCAGGAGCGTTGGATAGCATGGCGGGCGGCCTAG
- a CDS encoding aminotransferase class V-fold PLP-dependent enzyme produces the protein MTVRAGREFLALPGPTTIPDEVLRAMHRPALDIYSKPMVDLTEGLLRDLSKLFATKGKSYIYIANGHGAWEAVLSNVLSRGDKVLVLESGSFAVGWGNAARAMGAKVEVLRGDWTRAVRASEVEALLRADKDHTIKAILVTQVDTASGVVNDIEKIGKTIRAAGHPALYMVDAVASLGCMPFEMDKWGIDVAMSGSQKGLMTPPGLGFVAVSERASAVHQAANMRTPYWDWTERDGIEHYRRYAGTPPVHLLFALRQAVDMLFDEGLENVFGRHQLLAEAVRRAVAVWSERHVLSFNIREDSERSNVVTTVLMGSGYDPMRLHHYCNDKCGVVLGIGISNLQGRAFRIAHMGHVNAPMILGALGVVEIGLKAIGIPHGKGGIEAAIAHLGERVRP, from the coding sequence ATGACTGTACGTGCCGGCCGCGAGTTTCTTGCCCTTCCGGGGCCTACGACCATACCTGACGAGGTGCTACGCGCCATGCACCGGCCGGCGCTCGACATCTATTCCAAGCCAATGGTCGATTTGACCGAAGGCCTGTTGCGCGATCTGTCGAAGTTGTTTGCGACCAAGGGAAAATCCTACATCTATATCGCCAACGGCCATGGCGCCTGGGAAGCTGTGCTCTCCAATGTGCTCTCGCGCGGCGACAAGGTGTTGGTCCTGGAGAGCGGCAGTTTCGCGGTCGGGTGGGGTAATGCCGCGCGCGCTATGGGCGCTAAGGTGGAGGTGCTCAGAGGAGACTGGACCCGCGCGGTGCGCGCCAGTGAGGTTGAGGCGCTGTTGCGCGCCGATAAGGATCACACCATCAAAGCTATTCTCGTCACACAAGTCGACACCGCTTCTGGTGTCGTGAACGACATCGAGAAGATCGGAAAGACGATCCGTGCGGCTGGCCATCCCGCGCTCTACATGGTCGACGCCGTGGCCTCCCTCGGCTGCATGCCGTTTGAGATGGACAAATGGGGCATCGATGTCGCGATGTCCGGTTCGCAGAAAGGATTAATGACGCCACCGGGACTCGGCTTCGTTGCCGTCAGCGAGCGCGCGAGTGCCGTTCATCAGGCGGCCAACATGCGCACGCCCTATTGGGACTGGACTGAGCGCGACGGTATCGAGCACTACCGGCGCTACGCCGGAACTCCACCGGTACACCTGCTCTTCGCACTCCGCCAGGCCGTCGACATGCTGTTCGATGAGGGATTGGAGAACGTTTTCGGTCGTCATCAACTGCTCGCCGAAGCGGTGCGACGTGCGGTGGCGGTGTGGAGTGAGAGGCACGTGCTCAGCTTCAACATCCGCGAGGATTCAGAGCGATCCAATGTGGTCACGACCGTGCTTATGGGCAGCGGTTATGATCCGATGAGGCTCCATCATTACTGCAACGACAAATGCGGCGTGGTCCTTGGCATCGGCATCAGTAATCTCCAGGGGCGGGCGTTTCGTATCGCCCATATGGGCCATGTCAACGCACCAATGATTTTGGGCGCTCTGGGCGTGGTTGAGATCGGGCTCAAGGCGATAGGAATCCCTCATGGTAAAGGCGGCATAGAAGCCGCTATCGCGCATCTCGGAGAACGTGTTCGCCCCTAG
- a CDS encoding IS630 family transposase, which produces MAKWRQAVELALTDEEAEVLTALSRSRTEPASRVSRAAMLLAYLEQPSFFAVGQRLRVHHQTVQRCVERAVAYGALAALDDRPRPGREPVITPEAKAWLVSLACDKAKEHGYPHELWTTRLLARHAREHGPAAGHECLARLVQGTVCKLLGQEAIKPHKVRYYLENRDAAFEQKMAEVLCVYREVDVLKKAPARSKERGKPVAIVSCDEKPGIQAIATTAPDLPPEPGIHATFARDHEYKRHGTLSLLAGIDLLTGKVHALVRDRHRSREFIEFLKLLDAAYPASTAIKLILDNHSAHISRETRAWLDTRPAGRFDFTFTPKHGSWLNLIEGFFSKFARSVLRHIRVTSKHELKERIMAGIDDVNRHPVIHTWSYKLADAA; this is translated from the coding sequence ATGGCGAAGTGGCGGCAAGCGGTCGAGTTGGCGCTGACCGATGAGGAGGCTGAAGTGTTGACGGCTCTTTCGCGGTCGAGAACGGAACCGGCGAGCCGGGTGTCGCGGGCAGCGATGCTGCTCGCCTACCTCGAACAGCCATCGTTCTTTGCCGTGGGACAACGGCTTCGCGTGCACCATCAGACGGTCCAACGCTGCGTCGAGCGAGCCGTGGCGTACGGCGCACTGGCGGCACTCGACGACCGACCGCGGCCGGGCAGGGAGCCGGTGATCACGCCTGAGGCCAAGGCCTGGTTGGTGTCTTTGGCGTGCGACAAGGCCAAGGAGCACGGCTATCCACACGAGCTGTGGACGACGCGGCTTTTGGCCCGTCATGCGCGCGAGCACGGACCGGCGGCGGGGCACGAATGTCTCGCCCGTCTGGTTCAAGGCACGGTGTGCAAGCTTCTCGGCCAAGAGGCAATCAAGCCGCACAAGGTGCGCTACTATCTTGAAAATCGCGACGCCGCGTTCGAACAGAAGATGGCGGAGGTTCTGTGCGTCTATCGTGAAGTCGATGTCCTGAAAAAAGCCCCTGCCAGATCCAAGGAGCGGGGAAAACCGGTGGCGATCGTCTCTTGCGACGAGAAGCCGGGAATTCAGGCCATCGCGACCACGGCGCCGGATTTGCCGCCTGAGCCCGGCATCCACGCCACCTTTGCGCGGGATCATGAGTACAAACGCCATGGCACGCTCAGCCTGTTGGCCGGGATCGATCTGCTCACCGGAAAGGTCCACGCGCTCGTCAGAGATCGCCACCGCAGCCGCGAGTTCATCGAATTCCTCAAGCTTCTCGATGCCGCCTATCCGGCCAGCACCGCGATCAAGCTGATCCTCGACAATCATTCGGCACACATCTCGAGGGAAACCAGAGCCTGGCTCGACACCCGACCGGCAGGCCGCTTCGACTTTACGTTCACGCCAAAGCACGGCTCCTGGCTCAACCTCATCGAGGGCTTCTTCTCCAAGTTTGCCCGCTCTGTCCTGCGTCACATCCGAGTGACATCAAAGCACGAACTCAAGGAACGCATCATGGCCGGCATCGACGACGTCAATCGCCATCCCGTCATCCACACCTGGTCTTATAAGCTTGCCGACGCAGCCTGA
- a CDS encoding site-specific integrase produces MADLSPLRRRMMEDMTVRNLSPATQRSYISAVSKFSRYFGRSPDRLELEDVRAFQVHLVSTGISWPALNQIVCAVRFVYGVTLGEALIPERIPYAREPRKLPVVLSADEVVQFLEAVSSLKSRAALTTAYAAGLRASEVAGLRIEDIDSARGVIQVRHGKGAKDRNVMLSPQLLGILRTYWRLARPRLYLFPGRDEDHPIDQTVLHAACRSAVKAAGLTKRVTLHTLRHSFATHLLENGTDIRIIQVLLGRATYCPRTTG; encoded by the coding sequence ATGGCCGATTTGAGCCCTCTTCGCCGCCGCATGATGGAAGACATGACCGTCCGCAATCTGTCGCCGGCGACGCAACGATCCTACATCAGCGCGGTTTCGAAGTTCAGCCGCTATTTTGGCCGATCGCCTGACCGGTTGGAGCTGGAAGACGTCCGCGCCTTCCAGGTGCATCTGGTCTCGACCGGCATCTCATGGCCGGCGCTGAACCAGATCGTCTGTGCGGTACGGTTTGTCTACGGCGTCACGCTCGGCGAGGCGCTCATCCCGGAGCGCATTCCCTATGCGCGAGAACCGCGCAAGCTGCCGGTCGTGCTCAGCGCCGACGAAGTGGTTCAGTTCCTCGAGGCCGTGTCCAGCCTGAAGAGCCGCGCCGCGCTCACCACGGCCTATGCGGCCGGACTCAGGGCCTCCGAAGTCGCGGGACTGCGGATCGAAGACATCGACAGCGCCCGCGGCGTCATCCAGGTGCGCCACGGCAAGGGCGCGAAGGATCGCAACGTGATGCTGTCGCCCCAGCTGCTGGGCATCCTGCGCACCTACTGGCGGCTCGCCCGGCCGCGGCTTTATCTGTTCCCTGGTCGTGACGAAGATCATCCGATCGATCAGACCGTGTTGCACGCCGCCTGTCGGTCGGCGGTGAAGGCTGCGGGCCTGACCAAGCGCGTCACGCTCCACACGCTGCGCCACAGCTTCGCGACGCATCTTCTCGAGAACGGAACCGATATCCGGATCATCCAGGTCTTGCTCGGAAGGGCGACATACTGCCCGCGAACAACAGGCTGA
- a CDS encoding recombinase family protein: MTKITTEHLARNACVYIRQSTADQLAHNHESRRRQYGLVDRAKQLGWSNVEVIDDDLGRSGGGIARPGFERLLATICDGRVGAVLAIEASRLARNGRDWHTLIEFCGLVGTLIVDEDGIYDPRHPNDRLLLGMKGTMSELELSMFRHRSQEALKQKARRGALVLGVAAGYVKIGRDRIEKNPDKRVQDALQLVFTKFAELQSARQVHIWLREEGIELPVKSRQGEAHGVVWRLPAYNIVHNILTNPIYAGAYAFGRTTSRVSVKGGRKHVRRGVQKPMAEWDVLIKDHHAAYITWDEFEHNLEVIANNATGMSSALARGAARKGELLLPGLLRCGHCGRKLHVHYSGKIGRYNCYGARTNHGAARCISISGLSIDAAISNEVLRVLKPLGAEAALKAIKAQSSTTTAAERQLELSLQQARYEAAHARRQYDAVDPANRLVAGELERRWNEALQAVAKLEGEIAALIARRPPPFGEPERQQLVALGADLERAWLHPAATAATRKRILRAALTEIVVRRDGAIIHAVLHWQGGDHTQLQVKQRLNAAGRHNPRIPDDTIALVRELARLMPDRQIARLLNRAGVETGHGNAWTQERVCGFRNHHDIAVFRDGEWAERGEITLEAAAKLIGVCNMTALRMLRRGDIKGRQACAGAPWVIRAEDLAGFAKGKRRKPPLTQNTTQRVLDFQ, encoded by the coding sequence ATGACCAAAATCACGACTGAGCATCTCGCCCGCAACGCCTGCGTCTACATCCGGCAATCGACAGCAGACCAGCTCGCGCATAATCATGAGAGCCGACGGCGCCAATACGGCCTCGTCGATCGCGCCAAGCAGCTTGGCTGGAGCAACGTCGAAGTCATCGACGACGACCTCGGCCGGTCCGGCGGCGGCATCGCGCGTCCCGGCTTCGAGCGGCTGCTTGCAACGATCTGCGACGGCCGTGTCGGCGCTGTGCTCGCGATCGAGGCGTCGCGTCTTGCCCGTAATGGCCGCGACTGGCATACGCTGATCGAGTTCTGTGGATTGGTCGGCACGCTCATCGTCGACGAGGACGGAATCTACGATCCTCGCCATCCCAACGATCGGCTGCTGCTTGGCATGAAGGGCACGATGAGCGAGCTTGAACTCTCGATGTTCCGCCACCGCTCGCAGGAAGCGCTGAAGCAGAAGGCGCGCCGCGGCGCGCTGGTCCTCGGTGTCGCCGCCGGCTATGTGAAGATCGGTCGCGATCGCATAGAGAAGAATCCGGACAAACGCGTGCAGGACGCCCTGCAGCTGGTCTTCACCAAGTTCGCCGAGCTGCAAAGTGCTAGACAGGTGCACATCTGGCTGAGAGAGGAGGGCATCGAGCTGCCGGTCAAGTCGCGCCAAGGAGAGGCGCACGGCGTCGTGTGGCGACTGCCGGCCTACAACATCGTGCACAACATCCTGACCAATCCGATCTATGCAGGTGCCTACGCGTTCGGGCGCACGACGAGCCGTGTGAGTGTCAAAGGTGGACGCAAGCATGTCCGGCGTGGTGTGCAAAAGCCCATGGCGGAATGGGATGTCTTGATCAAGGATCACCACGCGGCCTACATCACCTGGGACGAGTTCGAGCACAACCTCGAGGTGATCGCCAACAATGCGACCGGCATGAGCAGCGCACTCGCTCGCGGAGCAGCTCGTAAAGGCGAGTTGCTGCTGCCCGGACTGCTGCGATGCGGCCACTGCGGCCGCAAGCTCCATGTGCACTACAGCGGCAAGATCGGCCGCTACAATTGCTACGGTGCGCGTACGAACCACGGTGCCGCGCGCTGCATTTCGATCAGCGGCTTGAGCATCGACGCAGCGATCAGTAACGAGGTCCTGCGCGTGCTGAAGCCGCTCGGCGCCGAGGCAGCACTCAAAGCGATCAAGGCGCAATCGAGCACGACGACCGCGGCCGAGCGCCAGCTGGAGCTGTCGCTGCAGCAGGCGCGCTACGAAGCCGCGCACGCGCGCCGACAGTACGACGCCGTCGACCCGGCAAACCGGCTGGTCGCCGGCGAGCTGGAGCGCCGCTGGAACGAGGCATTGCAGGCTGTCGCAAAGCTTGAAGGAGAGATCGCCGCCCTGATTGCGCGCCGTCCGCCGCCGTTCGGTGAGCCGGAGCGCCAGCAATTGGTGGCGCTCGGTGCTGATCTGGAGCGCGCCTGGTTGCATCCCGCTGCAACCGCCGCAACGCGCAAGCGTATCCTTCGCGCGGCACTCACGGAGATCGTCGTGCGCAGGGACGGCGCAATCATCCATGCGGTCCTGCACTGGCAAGGCGGCGATCATACCCAACTGCAAGTCAAACAGCGACTGAATGCGGCCGGCCGGCACAATCCACGCATCCCCGACGACACGATCGCACTCGTGCGTGAGCTGGCGCGGCTGATGCCCGATCGGCAGATCGCGCGCCTGCTCAATCGCGCTGGCGTGGAGACCGGGCACGGCAATGCCTGGACGCAAGAGCGCGTGTGCGGCTTCCGCAATCACCACGACATCGCCGTCTTCCGCGACGGCGAGTGGGCGGAGCGCGGCGAAATTACGCTCGAAGCGGCAGCAAAACTCATCGGCGTCTGCAACATGACGGCCTTGCGTATGCTCCGCCGCGGCGACATCAAAGGCCGACAAGCTTGCGCGGGCGCGCCTTGGGTGATCAGGGCCGAGGACTTGGCAGGTTTCGCCAAGGGAAAGCGTCGGAAGCCTCCGCTAACACAAAATACCACGCAGCGGGTCCTTGACTTTCAATGA
- a CDS encoding IS91 family transposase translates to MIRPDSRSNRPAIEIADILRRHGDTYRRVHAGHLSRVERRVMSAIVACRTEALGGHMEACDDCGTTRIAYNSCRNRHCPKCQGPARAAWLAAREADLLPVPYFHVVFTLPAPIAAIAFQNKAIVYAILFKAAPEAMSRLAANPRRLGAGIGVVAVLHTWGQALTHHPHVHCVVPGGGLSPDGARWIASRPNFFLAVKPLARLFRCLFFERLTAAFDAGTLNFFGDLASLAKPAAFAAHLVAMRRISWVVYAKRPFAGPAQVLAYLGRYTHRVAIANSRLVALDEDHVAFSWKDYRQNGATKIMKLKADEFIRRFLLHTLPDGFHRIRHFGFMANGHRAAKLALCRKLLDRERTAPNDGEPSPVDSDALTWAKVPACPDCGGVMRIVEGFRHSFSRSGAPSQSVRCDTS, encoded by the coding sequence ATGATCCGCCCCGACAGCCGCTCCAACAGGCCCGCCATCGAGATTGCCGATATTCTGCGCCGGCATGGCGACACCTATCGCCGTGTACATGCCGGTCATCTCAGTCGGGTCGAGCGGCGCGTGATGAGCGCGATCGTGGCGTGCCGGACCGAGGCGCTCGGCGGCCACATGGAGGCTTGCGACGACTGCGGCACGACACGCATCGCCTATAATTCCTGCCGCAACCGGCACTGTCCGAAGTGTCAGGGGCCAGCCCGGGCCGCGTGGCTCGCCGCGCGAGAAGCCGACCTGCTGCCGGTTCCCTATTTCCACGTCGTCTTCACACTGCCGGCTCCGATCGCCGCGATCGCCTTTCAGAACAAGGCCATCGTTTATGCGATCCTGTTCAAAGCCGCCCCCGAGGCAATGTCGAGGCTCGCCGCCAATCCACGCCGGCTCGGCGCCGGGATCGGCGTCGTCGCCGTCCTCCACACCTGGGGGCAGGCGCTGACGCACCATCCCCACGTCCACTGCGTCGTGCCGGGCGGCGGCCTCTCGCCCGATGGCGCGCGCTGGATCGCCAGCCGACCAAACTTCTTCCTGGCCGTCAAACCGCTCGCCCGGCTGTTCAGATGCCTGTTCTTCGAACGTCTGACCGCCGCCTTCGACGCCGGCACCCTGAACTTCTTCGGCGATCTCGCATCCCTGGCCAAGCCTGCCGCCTTCGCAGCTCACCTCGTCGCCATGCGGCGCATCAGCTGGGTCGTCTACGCCAAACGGCCGTTCGCCGGCCCCGCGCAGGTGCTGGCCTATCTCGGCCGCTATACCCATCGCGTTGCAATCGCCAACAGCCGGCTCGTAGCCCTCGACGAGGATCACGTCGCCTTTAGCTGGAAGGACTACCGCCAGAACGGCGCGACAAAGATCATGAAGCTCAAGGCCGACGAGTTCATCCGCCGCTTCCTTCTTCACACGCTGCCCGATGGCTTCCATCGCATCCGCCACTTCGGCTTCATGGCCAACGGCCACCGCGCTGCCAAACTCGCCCTCTGCCGCAAACTTCTCGATCGTGAGCGGACAGCGCCAAACGATGGCGAGCCGTCGCCTGTGGATTCGGACGCTCTGACGTGGGCCAAGGTTCCCGCCTGTCCTGATTGTGGTGGCGTCATGCGCATCGTCGAGGGCTTTCGACACAGCTTCAGTCGTTCCGGCGCTCCAAGCCAATCGGTCCGGTGCGACACATCGTGA